In the Solirubrobacterales bacterium genome, one interval contains:
- a CDS encoding aminopeptidase P family protein, with protein MPDPADQPARGNRLALRVAERELDLLLVTDLTNVRWLTGFTGTNGACLIGPEARIFLTDFRYAERADSIPGWDAEVITGEWLKGVAGRLEGRVGVEDDRITLREFERLGQEADPGVELIPAGGEVESLRRIKDPAELDAIAAAAELTDGIYRELVDRGMVGRTEIEISGFAVARMREEGAEPSFPPIVAAGPNGASPHAEPSSRSLGRGELVTIDMGSRLDGYCSDCTRTFATGEESDLDDFARGIYAVTLEAQFAGLDAVRAGAEGADVDRAARDVIAAAGYGERFGHGLGHGVGLEIHEAPRLGPRSKDLLAAGEVITVEPGIYVPGKTGLRIEDMVVVGPTGVARNFSSVPKDLTFVG; from the coding sequence ATGCCTGACCCGGCCGACCAGCCGGCCAGAGGGAACCGGCTCGCACTGCGGGTCGCCGAACGGGAACTCGACCTGCTGCTGGTCACCGACCTGACCAACGTGCGCTGGCTGACCGGATTCACCGGAACCAACGGGGCCTGTCTGATCGGACCTGAGGCCAGGATCTTCCTGACCGACTTCCGTTACGCCGAGCGGGCAGACTCGATCCCCGGTTGGGACGCCGAGGTGATCACCGGAGAGTGGCTCAAGGGGGTGGCCGGACGGCTCGAAGGCCGGGTCGGGGTGGAGGACGACCGGATCACCCTGCGTGAGTTCGAGCGGCTGGGTCAGGAGGCGGACCCGGGTGTGGAGCTGATTCCCGCGGGCGGCGAGGTCGAGAGCCTCCGACGGATCAAGGATCCGGCCGAACTCGATGCGATCGCCGCCGCCGCCGAACTGACCGACGGGATCTACCGGGAACTGGTCGATCGTGGAATGGTCGGACGGACCGAAATCGAGATCTCCGGTTTCGCGGTCGCCAGGATGCGGGAAGAGGGAGCCGAACCTTCCTTCCCGCCGATCGTCGCAGCAGGACCGAACGGGGCATCGCCTCATGCGGAGCCGTCCTCGCGGAGCCTCGGCCGGGGTGAACTGGTCACGATCGACATGGGCTCCCGGCTCGACGGCTACTGCTCCGACTGCACCCGGACCTTCGCCACCGGGGAAGAGAGCGACCTTGACGATTTCGCGCGGGGGATCTACGCGGTCACCCTTGAGGCGCAGTTCGCCGGTCTGGATGCCGTCCGCGCCGGGGCGGAGGGCGCTGACGTTGACCGGGCGGCCCGCGATGTGATCGCGGCCGCCGGCTACGGCGAACGGTTCGGGCACGGTCTCGGACACGGAGTCGGCCTGGAGATTCACGAGGCACCCCGGCTCGGTCCGCGGTCGAAGGACCTGCTCGCCGCCGGGGAGGTGATCACCGTGGAACCGGGAATCTATGTGCCCGGGAAGACCGGATTGAGAATCGAGGACATGGTCGTGGTCGGCCCGACCGGGGTCGCCCGCAACTTCAGTTCCGTCCCCAAGGATCTGACCTTCGTCGGGTGA